The proteins below are encoded in one region of Xenopus laevis strain J_2021 chromosome 8L, Xenopus_laevis_v10.1, whole genome shotgun sequence:
- the rlim.L gene encoding E3 ubiquitin-protein ligase RNF12-B isoform X1 yields MWKLTVAKRDSRWTTSSLYPFIIMESADSTGKGSTEQSESQRQSQMDRLDREEAFYQFVNNLNDEDYRLMRDNNLLGTPGEITKEELLQRLQQIKEGPPQPSTEETRGDSVSTGEDPAEDSSNGDSIIDWLNSVRQTGNTTRSGQRGNQSWRAVSRTNPNSGDFRFSLEINVNRTSGTASMPSLDQSAEMPGPEDMEVSSQGEAENVPEPETVPESIREPESVDEPVSVAEPVSVAEPVSVAEPESVAEPESVAASVPVPESVPEPESVPEPESVPEPESVPEPESVPEPESVPEPESVPEPESVPEPESVPEPESIAEPESIAEPESVPVPESVPVPESVPVATRPAPVEVTVEEAPIQRGQRRARSRSPDQRRTRARTDRSRSPLYQTVDPPIRRAQHSSSQTVDASNTEEAEGSSRTRHHVSSQVHSSSSNETEGSSRTRQHITARQQALGTEGQSQSTVHLSNPESRSSSQTPQTDSPSNAETTGTGQRPPTIVLDLQVRRVRPGDYRQRDSIANRTRSRSQTPNNTVTYESERGGFRRTFSRSERAGVRTYVSTIRIPIRRILNTGLSETTSVAIQTMLRQIMTGFGELSYFMYNDNDADPNNPTAVSPPAAVPGEVQNNPSAEVRAPIAEPAEPVAPVESDEGSNVATSATRREGRNSRGGVTLEESGSLPFLSLAQFFLLNEDDDDQPRGLTKEQIDNLSTRNYGENDALKTCSVCITEYTEGNKLRKLPCSHEYHIHCIDRWLSENSTCPICRRAVLVAGNRESIV; encoded by the exons ATGTGGAAGCTGACGGTAGCGAAGCGGGATTCACGTTGG aCAACATCATCATTGTATCCATTCATCATCATGGAGAGTGCGGATTCCACCGGAAAAGGGAGCACTGAACAGTCCGAGTCTCAGCGCCAAAGCCAGATGGACAGGCTAGATCGAGAGGAAGCTTTTTATCAGTTTGTAAATAACTTAAATGATGAGGACTACAGACTAATGAGAGATAACAACTTATTGGGGACTCCAG GGGAAATTACTAAAGAGGAATTGTTGCAAAGGCTTCAGCAAATCAAAGAAGGGCCACCACAGCCAAGTACAGAAGAAACAAGAG GCGATTCTGTCTCCACAGGTGAGGACCCTGCAGAGGATTCATCCAATGGAGATTCCATAATAGACTGGCTGAATTCAGTGCGACAGACTGGGAACACAACACGAAGTGGTCAGAGAGGCAATCAGTCCTGGAGGGCAGTGAGCAGGACAAATCCAAACAGTGGGGATTTCAGGTTTAGTTTGGAAATCAATGTGAATCGTACTTCTGGCACCGCAAGCATGCCTTCGCTTGACCAATCGGCTGAAATGCCTGGGCCTGAGGATATGGAAGTGAGTAGTCAGGGTGAGGCTGAGAATGTACCTGAACCTGAAACTGTACCTGAATCTATACGTGAACCTGAATCTGTAGATGAACCTGTATCGGTAGCTGAACCTGTATCGGTAGCTGAACCTGTATCGGTAGCTGAACCTGAATCGGTAGCTGAACCTGAATCTGTAGCTGCATCTGTACCTGTACCTGAATCTgtacctgaacctgaatctgtacctgaacctgaatctgtacctgaacctgaatctgtacctgaacctgaatctgtacctgaacctgaatctgtacctgaacctgaatctgtacctgaacctgaatctgtacctgaacctgaatctgtaCCTGAACCTGAATCAATAGCTGAACCTGAATCAATAGCTGAACCTGAATCTGTACCTGTACCTGAATCTGTACCTGTACCTGAATCTGTACCTGTTGCCACAAGGCCAGCACCAGTAGAGGTGACAGTAGAGGAAGCTCCAATACAGAGGGGGCAAAGGAGGGCCAGAAGCAGGAGTCCGGATCAGCGCAGGACGCGAGCTAGAACCGATAGAAGCAGATCCCCTCTATATCAAACTGTTGATCCACCTATTCGAAGGGCTCAGCATAGTTCATCACAGACTGTTGATGCTTCCAATACAGAAGAAGCAGAGGGTAGCTCTAGGACTAGGCACCATGTTAGTTCTCAAGTGCACAGCTCTTCATCAAATGAAACAGAGGGTAGTTCTAGAACTAGACAGCATATTACAGCCAGACAACAAGCTCTTGGGACTGAAGGTCAGAGCCAAAGCACTGTTCATCTGTCAAACCCCGAGTCAAGAAGCTCTTCCCAAACTCCTCAGACAGACTCCCCCAGTAATGCAGAGACTACAGGTACCGGGCAGAGGCCTCCCACCATTGTGCTAGATCTGCAAGTAAGGCGCGTGCGCCCAGGTGATTACAGGCAGAGAGACAGCATAGCTAACCGGACACGTTCACGCTCTCAGACTCCCAACAACACTGTCACATATGAGAGCGAGAGAGGAGGATTTCGTCGCACTTTCTCGCGGTCTGAACGTGCCGGGGTTAGAACCTATGTAAGTACCATCCGAATTCCAATCCGAAGAATCCTGAACACTGGGCTCAGTGAGACCACATCTGTAGCCATCCAGACAATGCTGAGGCAAATAATGACTGGCTTTGGGGAACTCAGCTACTTCATGTACAATGATAACGACGCTGATCCTAACAACCCCACAGCAGTATCTCCTCCTGCAGCAGTTCCTGGTGAAGTACAAAACAACCCAAGCGCAGAGGTCAGAGCTCCTATTGCTGAGCCTGCAGAACCTGTTGCTCCAGTGGAAAGTGATGAAGGCAGCAATGTTGCAACATCTGCAACCAGGAGGGAGGGTCGCAATAGCAGAGGTGGTGTCACTTTGGAAGAAAGCGGATCTCTACCTTTTCTTAGTCTGGCCCAGTTTTTCCTGCTtaatgaggatgatgatgatcaGCCAAGAGGACTCACCAAAGAGCAAATCGACAACCTGTCCACCCGAAATTATGGTGAAAATGATGCCCTGAAAACCTGTAGCGTGTGCATAACAGAATATACAGAAGGGAACAAGCTGCGCAAACTGCCTTGTTCCCACGAGTACCACATCCACTGTATTGACCGCTGGTTGTCCGAAAATTCTACCTGTCCCATCTGTCGCCGAGCAGTCCTGGTTGCAGGCAACAGAGAGAGCATTGTGTAA
- the rlim.L gene encoding E3 ubiquitin-protein ligase RNF12-B (The RefSeq protein has 5 substitutions, 1 non-frameshifting indel compared to this genomic sequence) encodes MESADSTGKGSTEQSESQRQSQMDRLDREEAFYQFVNNLNDEDYRLMRDNNLLGTPGEITKEELLQRLQQIKEGPPQPSTEETRGDSVSTGEDPAEDSSNGDSIIDWLNSVRQTGNTTRSGQRGNQSWRAVSRTNPNSGDFRFSLEINVNRTSGTASMPSLDQSAEMPGPEDMEVSSQGEAENVPEPETVPESIREPESVDEPVSVAEPVSVAEPVSVAEPESVAEPESVAASVPVPESVPEPESVPEPESVPEPESVPEPESVPEPESVPEPESVPEPESVPEPESVPEPESVPEPESVPEPESVPEPESIAEPESVPVPESVPVATRPAPVEVTVEEAPIQRGQRRARSRSPDQRRTRARTDRSRSPLYQTVDPPIRRAQHSSSQTVDASNTEEAEGSSRTRHHVSSQVHSSSSNETEGSSRTRQHITARQQALGTEGQSQSTVHLSNPESRSSSQTPQTDSPSNAETTGTGQRPPTIVLDLQVRRVRPGDYRQRDSIANRTRSRSQTPNNTVTYESERGGFRRTFSRSERAGVRTYVSTIRIPIRRILNTGLSETTSVAIQTMLRQIMTGFGELSYFMYNDNDADPNNPTAVSPPAAVPGEVQNNPSAEVRAPIAEPAEPVAPVESDEGSNVATSATRREGRNSRGGVTLEESGSLPFLSLAQFFLLNEDDDDQPRGLTKEQIDNLSTRNYGENDALKTCSVCITEYTEGNKLRKLPCSHEYHIHCIDRWLSENSTCPICRRAVLVAGNRESIV; translated from the exons ATGGAGAGTGCGGATTCCACCGGAAAAGGGAGCACTGAACAGTCCGAGTCTCAGCGCCAAAGCCAGATGGACAGGCTAGATCGAGAGGAAGCTTTTTATCAGTTTGTAAATAACTTAAATGATGAGGACTACAGACTAATGAGAGATAACAACTTATTGGGGACTCCAG GGGAAATTACTAAAGAGGAATTGTTGCAAAGGCTTCAGCAAATCAAAGAAGGGCCACCACAGCCAAGTACAGAAGAAACAAGAG GCGATTCTGTCTCCACAGGTGAGGACCCTGCAGAGGATTCATCCAATGGAGATTCCATAATAGACTGGCTGAATTCAGTGCGACAGACTGGGAACACAACACGAAGTGGTCAGAGAGGCAATCAGTCCTGGAGGGCAGTGAGCAGGACAAATCCAAACAGTGGGGATTTCAGGTTTAGTTTGGAAATCAATGTGAATCGTACTTCTGGCACCGCAAGCATGCCTTCGCTTGACCAATCGGCTGAAATGCCTGGGCCTGAGGATATGGAAGTGAGTAGTCAGGGTGAGGCTGAGAATGTACCTGAACCTGAAACTGTACCTGAATCTATACGTGAACCTGAATCTGTAGATGAACCTGTATCGGTAGCTGAACCTGTATCGGTAGCTGAACCTGTATCGGTAGCTGAACCTGAATCGGTAGCTGAACCTGAATCTGTAGCTGCATCTGTACCTGTACCTGAATCTgtacctgaacctgaatctgtacctgaacctgaatctgtacctgaacctgaatctgtacctgaacctgaatctgtacctgaacctgaatctgtacctgaacctgaatctgtacctgaacctgaatctgtacctgaacctgaatctgtaCCTGAACCTGAATCAATAGCTGAACCTGAATCAATAGCTGAACCTGAATCTGTACCTGTACCTGAATCTGTACCTGTACCTGAATCTGTACCTGTTGCCACAAGGCCAGCACCAGTAGAGGTGACAGTAGAGGAAGCTCCAATACAGAGGGGGCAAAGGAGGGCCAGAAGCAGGAGTCCGGATCAGCGCAGGACGCGAGCTAGAACCGATAGAAGCAGATCCCCTCTATATCAAACTGTTGATCCACCTATTCGAAGGGCTCAGCATAGTTCATCACAGACTGTTGATGCTTCCAATACAGAAGAAGCAGAGGGTAGCTCTAGGACTAGGCACCATGTTAGTTCTCAAGTGCACAGCTCTTCATCAAATGAAACAGAGGGTAGTTCTAGAACTAGACAGCATATTACAGCCAGACAACAAGCTCTTGGGACTGAAGGTCAGAGCCAAAGCACTGTTCATCTGTCAAACCCCGAGTCAAGAAGCTCTTCCCAAACTCCTCAGACAGACTCCCCCAGTAATGCAGAGACTACAGGTACCGGGCAGAGGCCTCCCACCATTGTGCTAGATCTGCAAGTAAGGCGCGTGCGCCCAGGTGATTACAGGCAGAGAGACAGCATAGCTAACCGGACACGTTCACGCTCTCAGACTCCCAACAACACTGTCACATATGAGAGCGAGAGAGGAGGATTTCGTCGCACTTTCTCGCGGTCTGAACGTGCCGGGGTTAGAACCTATGTAAGTACCATCCGAATTCCAATCCGAAGAATCCTGAACACTGGGCTCAGTGAGACCACATCTGTAGCCATCCAGACAATGCTGAGGCAAATAATGACTGGCTTTGGGGAACTCAGCTACTTCATGTACAATGATAACGACGCTGATCCTAACAACCCCACAGCAGTATCTCCTCCTGCAGCAGTTCCTGGTGAAGTACAAAACAACCCAAGCGCAGAGGTCAGAGCTCCTATTGCTGAGCCTGCAGAACCTGTTGCTCCAGTGGAAAGTGATGAAGGCAGCAATGTTGCAACATCTGCAACCAGGAGGGAGGGTCGCAATAGCAGAGGTGGTGTCACTTTGGAAGAAAGCGGATCTCTACCTTTTCTTAGTCTGGCCCAGTTTTTCCTGCTtaatgaggatgatgatgatcaGCCAAGAGGACTCACCAAAGAGCAAATCGACAACCTGTCCACCCGAAATTATGGTGAAAATGATGCCCTGAAAACCTGTAGCGTGTGCATAACAGAATATACAGAAGGGAACAAGCTGCGCAAACTGCCTTGTTCCCACGAGTACCACATCCACTGTATTGACCGCTGGTTGTCCGAAAATTCTACCTGTCCCATCTGTCGCCGAGCAGTCCTGGTTGCAGGCAACAGAGAGAGCATTGTGTAA
- the rlim.L gene encoding E3 ubiquitin-protein ligase RNF12-B isoform X2 — MWKLTVAKRDSRWTTSSLYPFIIMESADSTGKGSTEQSESQRQSQMDRLDREEAFYQFVNNLNDEDYRLMRDNNLLGTPGEITKEELLQRLQQIKEGPPQPSTEETRGEDPAEDSSNGDSIIDWLNSVRQTGNTTRSGQRGNQSWRAVSRTNPNSGDFRFSLEINVNRTSGTASMPSLDQSAEMPGPEDMEVSSQGEAENVPEPETVPESIREPESVDEPVSVAEPVSVAEPVSVAEPESVAEPESVAASVPVPESVPEPESVPEPESVPEPESVPEPESVPEPESVPEPESVPEPESVPEPESVPEPESIAEPESIAEPESVPVPESVPVPESVPVATRPAPVEVTVEEAPIQRGQRRARSRSPDQRRTRARTDRSRSPLYQTVDPPIRRAQHSSSQTVDASNTEEAEGSSRTRHHVSSQVHSSSSNETEGSSRTRQHITARQQALGTEGQSQSTVHLSNPESRSSSQTPQTDSPSNAETTGTGQRPPTIVLDLQVRRVRPGDYRQRDSIANRTRSRSQTPNNTVTYESERGGFRRTFSRSERAGVRTYVSTIRIPIRRILNTGLSETTSVAIQTMLRQIMTGFGELSYFMYNDNDADPNNPTAVSPPAAVPGEVQNNPSAEVRAPIAEPAEPVAPVESDEGSNVATSATRREGRNSRGGVTLEESGSLPFLSLAQFFLLNEDDDDQPRGLTKEQIDNLSTRNYGENDALKTCSVCITEYTEGNKLRKLPCSHEYHIHCIDRWLSENSTCPICRRAVLVAGNRESIV; from the exons ATGTGGAAGCTGACGGTAGCGAAGCGGGATTCACGTTGG aCAACATCATCATTGTATCCATTCATCATCATGGAGAGTGCGGATTCCACCGGAAAAGGGAGCACTGAACAGTCCGAGTCTCAGCGCCAAAGCCAGATGGACAGGCTAGATCGAGAGGAAGCTTTTTATCAGTTTGTAAATAACTTAAATGATGAGGACTACAGACTAATGAGAGATAACAACTTATTGGGGACTCCAG GGGAAATTACTAAAGAGGAATTGTTGCAAAGGCTTCAGCAAATCAAAGAAGGGCCACCACAGCCAAGTACAGAAGAAACAAGAG GTGAGGACCCTGCAGAGGATTCATCCAATGGAGATTCCATAATAGACTGGCTGAATTCAGTGCGACAGACTGGGAACACAACACGAAGTGGTCAGAGAGGCAATCAGTCCTGGAGGGCAGTGAGCAGGACAAATCCAAACAGTGGGGATTTCAGGTTTAGTTTGGAAATCAATGTGAATCGTACTTCTGGCACCGCAAGCATGCCTTCGCTTGACCAATCGGCTGAAATGCCTGGGCCTGAGGATATGGAAGTGAGTAGTCAGGGTGAGGCTGAGAATGTACCTGAACCTGAAACTGTACCTGAATCTATACGTGAACCTGAATCTGTAGATGAACCTGTATCGGTAGCTGAACCTGTATCGGTAGCTGAACCTGTATCGGTAGCTGAACCTGAATCGGTAGCTGAACCTGAATCTGTAGCTGCATCTGTACCTGTACCTGAATCTgtacctgaacctgaatctgtacctgaacctgaatctgtacctgaacctgaatctgtacctgaacctgaatctgtacctgaacctgaatctgtacctgaacctgaatctgtacctgaacctgaatctgtacctgaacctgaatctgtaCCTGAACCTGAATCAATAGCTGAACCTGAATCAATAGCTGAACCTGAATCTGTACCTGTACCTGAATCTGTACCTGTACCTGAATCTGTACCTGTTGCCACAAGGCCAGCACCAGTAGAGGTGACAGTAGAGGAAGCTCCAATACAGAGGGGGCAAAGGAGGGCCAGAAGCAGGAGTCCGGATCAGCGCAGGACGCGAGCTAGAACCGATAGAAGCAGATCCCCTCTATATCAAACTGTTGATCCACCTATTCGAAGGGCTCAGCATAGTTCATCACAGACTGTTGATGCTTCCAATACAGAAGAAGCAGAGGGTAGCTCTAGGACTAGGCACCATGTTAGTTCTCAAGTGCACAGCTCTTCATCAAATGAAACAGAGGGTAGTTCTAGAACTAGACAGCATATTACAGCCAGACAACAAGCTCTTGGGACTGAAGGTCAGAGCCAAAGCACTGTTCATCTGTCAAACCCCGAGTCAAGAAGCTCTTCCCAAACTCCTCAGACAGACTCCCCCAGTAATGCAGAGACTACAGGTACCGGGCAGAGGCCTCCCACCATTGTGCTAGATCTGCAAGTAAGGCGCGTGCGCCCAGGTGATTACAGGCAGAGAGACAGCATAGCTAACCGGACACGTTCACGCTCTCAGACTCCCAACAACACTGTCACATATGAGAGCGAGAGAGGAGGATTTCGTCGCACTTTCTCGCGGTCTGAACGTGCCGGGGTTAGAACCTATGTAAGTACCATCCGAATTCCAATCCGAAGAATCCTGAACACTGGGCTCAGTGAGACCACATCTGTAGCCATCCAGACAATGCTGAGGCAAATAATGACTGGCTTTGGGGAACTCAGCTACTTCATGTACAATGATAACGACGCTGATCCTAACAACCCCACAGCAGTATCTCCTCCTGCAGCAGTTCCTGGTGAAGTACAAAACAACCCAAGCGCAGAGGTCAGAGCTCCTATTGCTGAGCCTGCAGAACCTGTTGCTCCAGTGGAAAGTGATGAAGGCAGCAATGTTGCAACATCTGCAACCAGGAGGGAGGGTCGCAATAGCAGAGGTGGTGTCACTTTGGAAGAAAGCGGATCTCTACCTTTTCTTAGTCTGGCCCAGTTTTTCCTGCTtaatgaggatgatgatgatcaGCCAAGAGGACTCACCAAAGAGCAAATCGACAACCTGTCCACCCGAAATTATGGTGAAAATGATGCCCTGAAAACCTGTAGCGTGTGCATAACAGAATATACAGAAGGGAACAAGCTGCGCAAACTGCCTTGTTCCCACGAGTACCACATCCACTGTATTGACCGCTGGTTGTCCGAAAATTCTACCTGTCCCATCTGTCGCCGAGCAGTCCTGGTTGCAGGCAACAGAGAGAGCATTGTGTAA